The following coding sequences are from one Musa acuminata AAA Group cultivar baxijiao chromosome BXJ1-6, Cavendish_Baxijiao_AAA, whole genome shotgun sequence window:
- the LOC103989563 gene encoding uncharacterized protein LOC103989563 isoform X2 gives MASMGGIGLFRQGWKWVQSRKQAFVFVRVAASWAGEKLVLLVDRHWPLVYSWCTVAGRFLFRLILQWRDCFVGGLRSLFTLGSAALFLVLWSCFLCLTSTTSLVYMLLSLVAAAAVIHYLGFTPGLLIVGLYGILIMWIYGYFWITAMLFIGGGLHGVFLSLSLSFISNDILNKLLQGYDGTDEAIHEEQKEPEPFMEDFSVDSEDSPPKEAEEVTSYMSPCTTSKASHLPSTHKDASSSKVVMVESTSLVEMKRIMNSTNHYEVLGFLKSKTVDPKIMKKEYHKKVLLVHPDKNLGSPLACESFKKLQCAYEVLSDLTKKKNYDEQLRREESGRVCQRSSVTSQQGGVEYRSEESRRIECTKCGNSHIWICTNRSKGRARWCQSCSQYHQAKDGDGWVESGCSPVVTTPRKVEIPQAFVCAESKIFDVSEWAICQGMACKPNTHGPSFHVNMVGLDGTGLRSNPSRYPWGLDAEMIVEDDEFELWLQQALASGIFSESPKRRKSWPFKINHKSMKPWRKSP, from the exons ATGGCTTCAATGGGCGGCATAGGCTTGTTCAGGCAAGGGTGGAAATGGGTACAATCCCGAAAGCAGGCCTTTGTGTTCGTCCGAGTTGCTGCGagttgggccggagagaaactCGTGCTTCTGGTCGACCGCCACTGGCCGTTGGTTTACAGCTGGTGCACAGTTGCTGGAAGGTTCCTTTTTAGGTTGATATTGCAGTGGAGGGACTGTTTTGTGGGAGGTTTGAGGTCCCTGTTTACCTTGGGTTCAGCAGCTCTATTCCTCGTATTGTGGAGTTGCTTCCTTTGCTTGACTTCGACGACTTCCCTCGTCTACATGCTTCTAAGTCTG GTAGCTGCTGCTGCAGTCATTCACTATTTGGGATTCACACCTGGACTTCTTATTGTTGGGCTTTATGGCATTCTTATTATGTGGATATATGGTTACTTTTGGATTACAGCAATGCTATTTATAGGTGGAG GATTGCATGGGGTTTTTCTGTCTTTAAGTCTTTCGTtcatttccaatgatatattgaaTAAGTTGCTACAAGGATACGATGGTACTGATGAAGCCATACATGAAGAACAAAAGGAACCAGAACCGTTTATGGAAGATTTTTCTGTTGACAGTGAAGACTCTCCTCCTAAAGAAGCTGAAGAAGTGACATCTTATATGTCGCCTTGCACAACATCCAAGGCATCACATCTTCCAAGTACTCACAAGGATGCTTCGTCTAGCAAGGTTGTCATGGTGGAATCGACTTCATTGGTTGAGATGAAAAGGATAATGAACAGCACAAACCATTATGAAGTCTTGGGCTTTCTTAAAAGTAAGACTGTTGACCCTAAGATAATGAAGAAGGAATACCATAAAAAG GTCTTGCTTGTTCATCCTGACAAAAATTTGGGAAGTCCATTAGCTTGTGAATCATTTAAGAAGCTTCAATGCGCATATGAG gttctttcagatttgacaaagaaGAAAAACTATGATGAACAGTTGAGAAGGGAAGAATCTGGGAGAGTGTGTCAGAGGTCTTCTGTTACCTCTCAGCAG GGAGGAGTAGAGTACCGTTCTGAAGAATCTAGGCGTATTGAATGCACAAAGTGCGGAAATTCTCATATATGGATATGCACTAACAGAAGTAAAGGGAGGGCACGGTGGTGTCAG TCTTGTTCCCAGTATCATCAAGCCAAGGATGGAGACGGGTGGGTAGAAAGTGGGTGTTCACCAGTTGTAACAACACCTCGGAAG GTTGAAATTCCACAAGCTTTTGTGTGCGCAGAGAGCAAAATCTTTGATGTGTCTGAATGGGCAATTTGTCAG GGAATGGCATGCAAGCCTAACACTCATGGGCCAAGCTTTCATGTGAACATGGTTGGTCTGGATGGGACAGGGCTGCGATCTAATCCCTCCAGATATCCTTGGGGACTGGACGCTGAGATGATTGTTGAGGATGATGAGTTTGAGTTGTGGCTTCAGCAGGCTTTGGCATCTGGCATTTTCTCTGAGAGTCCAAAGCGTAGAAAAAGCTGGCCATTTAAGATTAACCATAAAAGCATGAAACCATGGCGGAAATCGCCATAA
- the LOC103989563 gene encoding uncharacterized protein LOC103989563 isoform X1, translated as MASMGGIGLFRQGWKWVQSRKQAFVFVRVAASWAGEKLVLLVDRHWPLVYSWCTVAGRFLFRLILQWRDCFVGGLRSLFTLGSAALFLVLWSCFLCLTSTTSLVYMLLSLVAAAAVIHYLGFTPGLLIVGLYGILIMWIYGYFWITAMLFIGGGYMFSLNHAQFLILMATAYAVYYINARVGLHGVFLSLSLSFISNDILNKLLQGYDGTDEAIHEEQKEPEPFMEDFSVDSEDSPPKEAEEVTSYMSPCTTSKASHLPSTHKDASSSKVVMVESTSLVEMKRIMNSTNHYEVLGFLKSKTVDPKIMKKEYHKKVLLVHPDKNLGSPLACESFKKLQCAYEVLSDLTKKKNYDEQLRREESGRVCQRSSVTSQQGGVEYRSEESRRIECTKCGNSHIWICTNRSKGRARWCQSCSQYHQAKDGDGWVESGCSPVVTTPRKVEIPQAFVCAESKIFDVSEWAICQGMACKPNTHGPSFHVNMVGLDGTGLRSNPSRYPWGLDAEMIVEDDEFELWLQQALASGIFSESPKRRKSWPFKINHKSMKPWRKSP; from the exons ATGGCTTCAATGGGCGGCATAGGCTTGTTCAGGCAAGGGTGGAAATGGGTACAATCCCGAAAGCAGGCCTTTGTGTTCGTCCGAGTTGCTGCGagttgggccggagagaaactCGTGCTTCTGGTCGACCGCCACTGGCCGTTGGTTTACAGCTGGTGCACAGTTGCTGGAAGGTTCCTTTTTAGGTTGATATTGCAGTGGAGGGACTGTTTTGTGGGAGGTTTGAGGTCCCTGTTTACCTTGGGTTCAGCAGCTCTATTCCTCGTATTGTGGAGTTGCTTCCTTTGCTTGACTTCGACGACTTCCCTCGTCTACATGCTTCTAAGTCTG GTAGCTGCTGCTGCAGTCATTCACTATTTGGGATTCACACCTGGACTTCTTATTGTTGGGCTTTATGGCATTCTTATTATGTGGATATATGGTTACTTTTGGATTACAGCAATGCTATTTATAGGTGGAG GTTATATGTTCTCCCTTAATCATGCACAGTTTTTGATATTAATGGCGACTGCTTATGCTGTTTATTATATCAATGCCCGTGTAGGATTGCATGGGGTTTTTCTGTCTTTAAGTCTTTCGTtcatttccaatgatatattgaaTAAGTTGCTACAAGGATACGATGGTACTGATGAAGCCATACATGAAGAACAAAAGGAACCAGAACCGTTTATGGAAGATTTTTCTGTTGACAGTGAAGACTCTCCTCCTAAAGAAGCTGAAGAAGTGACATCTTATATGTCGCCTTGCACAACATCCAAGGCATCACATCTTCCAAGTACTCACAAGGATGCTTCGTCTAGCAAGGTTGTCATGGTGGAATCGACTTCATTGGTTGAGATGAAAAGGATAATGAACAGCACAAACCATTATGAAGTCTTGGGCTTTCTTAAAAGTAAGACTGTTGACCCTAAGATAATGAAGAAGGAATACCATAAAAAG GTCTTGCTTGTTCATCCTGACAAAAATTTGGGAAGTCCATTAGCTTGTGAATCATTTAAGAAGCTTCAATGCGCATATGAG gttctttcagatttgacaaagaaGAAAAACTATGATGAACAGTTGAGAAGGGAAGAATCTGGGAGAGTGTGTCAGAGGTCTTCTGTTACCTCTCAGCAG GGAGGAGTAGAGTACCGTTCTGAAGAATCTAGGCGTATTGAATGCACAAAGTGCGGAAATTCTCATATATGGATATGCACTAACAGAAGTAAAGGGAGGGCACGGTGGTGTCAG TCTTGTTCCCAGTATCATCAAGCCAAGGATGGAGACGGGTGGGTAGAAAGTGGGTGTTCACCAGTTGTAACAACACCTCGGAAG GTTGAAATTCCACAAGCTTTTGTGTGCGCAGAGAGCAAAATCTTTGATGTGTCTGAATGGGCAATTTGTCAG GGAATGGCATGCAAGCCTAACACTCATGGGCCAAGCTTTCATGTGAACATGGTTGGTCTGGATGGGACAGGGCTGCGATCTAATCCCTCCAGATATCCTTGGGGACTGGACGCTGAGATGATTGTTGAGGATGATGAGTTTGAGTTGTGGCTTCAGCAGGCTTTGGCATCTGGCATTTTCTCTGAGAGTCCAAAGCGTAGAAAAAGCTGGCCATTTAAGATTAACCATAAAAGCATGAAACCATGGCGGAAATCGCCATAA